In a single window of the Neodiprion virginianus isolate iyNeoVirg1 chromosome 1, iyNeoVirg1.1, whole genome shotgun sequence genome:
- the LOC124296714 gene encoding spermatogenesis-associated protein 17-like: MLDQSATTIQRHWRGFMAREFARSHLMDQVTKMWWEHYHRCATKIQALWRGHKARKNGVSFPKYRRWLQSVYDKNTETSTRMKEFRDSESAYMRKLMERESMLWILFILFKLHHLLSTESQPGVLARIDKTRFTMIEKMMRSLEYTLYVEKRRLKKCRVRPPDAQPLLFEGTYFERCEKEIRDLERSLELGNGSIRKGECVLLYLKTSVSQVLKTSDTRRHIL; the protein is encoded by the exons ATGTTGGATCAATCAGCGACAACGATACAGCGGCACTGGCGAGGTTTTATGGCACGTGAATTCGCGAGATCTCATCTCATGGATCAGGTGACGAAAATGTGGTGGGAGCATTATCACCGGTGTGCTACGAAGATTCAAGCACTTTGGCGTGGTCACAAAGCTCGCAAAAACGGCGTTAGTTTTCCAAAGTACCGCCGATGGTTGCAGTCGGTCTATGACAAGAACACTGAGACGTCGACGAGGATGAAAGA ATTTCGCGATTCAGAATCGGCGTACATGAGGAAACTCATGGAGCGTGAATCCATGCTTTGGATCCTGTTCATTCTCTTCAAGCTGCACCATCTTCTGAGTACCGAGTCTCAGCCAGGTGTCCTAGCGCGCATTGACAAAACGAGGTTCACAATGATTGAGAAAATGATGCGAAGCCTGGAGTATACCCTCTACGTGGAGAAGCGGCGTCTAAAAAAGTGCAGGGTCCGACCACCGGATGCGCAGCCTCTGCTCTTTGAAGGGACGTATTTTGAACGGtgcgaaaaagaaattcgGGACTTGGAGCGAAGCTTGGAACTTGGCAACGGCTCCATTCGCAAAGGCGAGTGTGTTCTGCTTTATTTGAAGACCTCTGTTTCACAAGTACTAAAAACCTCTGATACTCGTAGGCATATCTTATGA